One genomic region from Bacteroidia bacterium encodes:
- a CDS encoding DUF5652 family protein — protein MGHCQHLQEIVISLMPLIIFLIIWELIWKLIALWKAGRNNHLAWFICIALINTGGILPIIYILRHRKKSESEKVTV, from the coding sequence ATGGGACACTGTCAACACTTACAAGAAATAGTAATATCGCTTATGCCTTTAATCATTTTTCTGATTATTTGGGAACTGATTTGGAAATTAATTGCCTTGTGGAAAGCAGGACGGAACAATCATCTGGCTTGGTTTATCTGCATTGCGCTTATTAACACAGGAGGAATTTTGCCAATCATTTACATTTTACGACATCGGAAAAAATCCGAATCAGAAAAGGTAACTGTATAA
- the hemE gene encoding uroporphyrinogen decarboxylase, whose product MKLQNDLLLRAARGEKTERTPVWLMRQAGRILPEYREVRAKMGGFKELVETPEFAAEVTIQPVDILGVDAAIIFSDILVIPEAMGLPYQMIESKGPWFENTIKTKADVEKLRIANGEDLHYVTDAIKLVKKELNGRVPLIGFAGAPWTIFSYMIEGSGSKTFSKAKKILYTQPQLSHQLLNKITQSTIHYLKAQVAAGADLIQIFDSWAGILSPQQYSEFSLHYISEICNAITEVPVTVFAKGAFFALEEMKKLNCATIGLDWNMDIAATKKIFGDTKTLQGNMDPCLLYSDFSEIKKETEKMLRAFGPQRYIANLGHGVYPDIEKDKVKCFVDTVKEFRF is encoded by the coding sequence ATGAAATTACAGAACGATTTATTGCTTCGTGCAGCGAGAGGTGAAAAAACAGAACGCACTCCTGTTTGGCTGATGCGCCAAGCAGGACGCATACTTCCGGAGTACCGCGAAGTGCGCGCCAAAATGGGCGGATTTAAAGAATTAGTAGAAACACCTGAATTTGCAGCAGAAGTTACCATTCAGCCCGTAGATATTTTAGGTGTGGATGCGGCAATTATTTTTTCGGATATTTTGGTTATTCCCGAAGCAATGGGCTTACCTTACCAAATGATTGAAAGTAAAGGTCCTTGGTTTGAAAATACAATAAAAACAAAAGCGGATGTCGAAAAATTACGCATTGCAAATGGCGAAGATTTACACTACGTAACGGATGCCATAAAACTGGTAAAAAAAGAATTAAACGGTCGTGTGCCTTTGATTGGTTTTGCAGGCGCGCCTTGGACAATTTTCTCATATATGATAGAAGGAAGTGGCTCGAAAACATTTTCGAAAGCAAAGAAAATATTGTACACACAACCGCAATTATCGCATCAATTATTGAATAAAATTACGCAAAGCACCATTCATTATTTAAAAGCACAAGTAGCTGCAGGTGCTGATTTAATTCAAATTTTCGATTCTTGGGCAGGTATTTTATCGCCTCAGCAATATTCTGAATTTTCATTGCATTACATTTCTGAAATTTGCAATGCCATAACAGAAGTGCCCGTTACCGTTTTCGCGAAAGGTGCTTTTTTCGCTTTGGAAGAAATGAAAAAATTAAATTGCGCCACCATCGGTTTAGATTGGAATATGGACATTGCCGCCACAAAAAAAATTTTCGGAGACACAAAAACATTACAAGGAAATATGGATCCGTGTTTGTTGTATTCCGATTTTTCAGAAATCAAAAAAGAAACAGAAAAAATGTTGCGTGCATTTGGTCCGCAAAGATATATCGCCAATCTCGGACATGGCGTTTATCCTGATATAGAAAAAGACAAAGTAAAATGTTTTGTGGATACGGTTAAAGAATTTCGGTTTTAA
- the mutY gene encoding A/G-specific adenine glycosylase has product MKTFSEKIIFWYDKNKRDLPWRNTKNPYLIWLSEIILQQTRVEQGMDYYLRFAKEFPTVKKLAEASEDKVLKLWQGLGYYSRARNLHASAKFIHEKCKGKFPETYSEILQLKGVGDYTASAISSFAFGEAQPVVDGNVFRVLARVFGIKTAIDSGAGKKVFRETAFQLLDKKNPGKYNQAIMEFGSQQCKPQNPDCKNCVLNTMCFAYENNAQQQFPVKEKNTKQRNRYFNYFVFTHAEKIIFRKRSGKDIWKNLYDFPLLETDTEIAEKIFFENKALKNYFSELRISSNYSVEKVSSTHKHILSHQKIHARFWKINLKKMPSETILKKNNFSCIPKKKSSQFAVPRLIDIYLKEEKN; this is encoded by the coding sequence ATGAAAACCTTCTCCGAAAAAATAATTTTTTGGTACGATAAAAACAAGCGCGATTTACCTTGGCGCAACACGAAAAATCCGTATTTAATTTGGCTTTCGGAAATTATTTTGCAGCAAACACGCGTGGAGCAAGGCATGGATTATTATCTGCGTTTCGCGAAAGAATTTCCAACGGTAAAAAAGTTAGCCGAAGCTTCGGAAGATAAAGTTTTGAAATTGTGGCAAGGACTCGGCTATTACTCGCGTGCGCGCAATCTTCACGCAAGTGCAAAATTTATTCATGAAAAATGCAAAGGGAAATTTCCGGAAACGTACTCGGAAATTCTTCAATTAAAAGGCGTTGGCGATTATACCGCTTCCGCGATTTCTTCTTTCGCTTTTGGCGAAGCGCAGCCTGTTGTAGATGGAAATGTTTTTCGTGTATTGGCACGTGTTTTCGGTATAAAAACAGCGATTGATTCAGGCGCCGGAAAAAAAGTTTTTCGAGAAACAGCTTTTCAATTATTGGATAAAAAAAATCCTGGAAAATACAATCAAGCTATTATGGAATTTGGCTCGCAGCAATGCAAACCGCAAAATCCAGATTGTAAAAATTGTGTTTTAAATACGATGTGTTTCGCTTACGAAAATAATGCGCAGCAACAATTTCCTGTGAAAGAAAAAAACACGAAACAGCGCAATCGTTATTTTAATTATTTCGTTTTTACGCATGCCGAAAAAATAATTTTTCGGAAGCGTTCCGGAAAAGATATTTGGAAAAATTTATACGATTTTCCTTTATTAGAAACAGATACAGAGATTGCTGAGAAAATATTTTTTGAAAATAAGGCTTTGAAAAATTATTTTTCGGAGCTTCGTATTTCGAGTAATTACAGTGTCGAAAAAGTTTCGTCTACACACAAACACATTCTCAGTCATCAAAAAATTCATGCGCGTTTTTGGAAAATAAATTTAAAAAAAATGCCTTCGGAAACCATTTTGAAAAAAAATAATTTCAGTTGTATTCCGAAAAAAAAATCTTCGCAATTTGCCGTTCCCAGACTGATTGACATTTATTTAAAAGAAGAAAAAAATTAG
- a CDS encoding SDR family oxidoreductase: MILKDKVIWITGASSGIGEALAIGLSKEGAKIIFSARREEELLRVQKKCQLNDKNSLILPLDLADTSNVNMLVEKIIFQFGKIDLLINNGGVSQRSYAKDTPLSIDRKVMEVNFFGTIAVTKSVLPYLLKQKSGMIVVTSSISGKFGFYLRSAYSASKHALHGFFESLRMEIFNDNVKVLIVCPGRIQTNISLNAINEKGEKNNVMDASTAAGMPASECADLIIEAMKEEKEEIFMGGNELQAVYIKRFFPKLFSKLIRKQKIE, from the coding sequence ATGATTTTAAAAGACAAAGTAATTTGGATTACTGGAGCTTCTTCCGGAATTGGAGAAGCGCTTGCAATAGGACTTTCCAAAGAAGGTGCAAAAATTATTTTTTCGGCGCGAAGAGAAGAGGAACTGTTGCGCGTGCAAAAAAAATGTCAGTTAAATGATAAAAATAGTTTGATTTTACCTTTAGATTTAGCCGATACAAGCAACGTAAATATGCTCGTCGAAAAAATAATTTTTCAATTCGGAAAAATAGATCTTCTCATTAATAACGGTGGTGTTAGTCAGCGTTCATACGCAAAAGACACTCCTTTGTCCATCGATCGAAAAGTGATGGAAGTAAATTTTTTCGGAACCATTGCCGTAACCAAAAGTGTTTTGCCTTATTTATTGAAACAGAAATCAGGAATGATTGTGGTAACGAGCAGTATTTCTGGAAAATTCGGTTTTTATTTGCGTTCCGCTTATTCTGCATCCAAACACGCTTTACACGGATTTTTTGAATCCTTGCGGATGGAAATTTTTAACGACAATGTGAAAGTGTTAATAGTTTGTCCGGGCAGAATCCAAACCAATATTTCCTTGAATGCCATCAATGAAAAAGGAGAAAAAAATAATGTGATGGACGCTTCGACGGCTGCAGGAATGCCGGCTTCGGAATGTGCCGACCTCATTATAGAAGCAATGAAAGAAGAAAAGGAAGAGATTTTTATGGGCGGCAATGAACTACAAGCTGTTTACATAAAACGTTTTTTTCCGAAGTTATTTTCAAAACTTATTCGCAAGCAAAAAATAGAATAA
- a CDS encoding SGNH/GDSL hydrolase family protein, with amino-acid sequence MKINILLFGLLSTTLFMGNSLMAQKHTIKYVALGDSYTICEGAKREESWPVLLTNELNKRGVKTELVANPSKTGWTTQDLIDNELSVCEKLKPDFVTLLIGVNDWVQGVDSETFHKNLMYILNKVELILPNKKNLVLITIPDFGVTPTGAMYSNGRDIAAGIAAFNSIIIAEAKKRNLLCVDIYPTTQKMKGNTVLTSKDGLHPSAEEYALWEKIIFPIVFSLLAK; translated from the coding sequence ATGAAAATAAATATTCTATTATTCGGACTTTTATCCACCACATTATTTATGGGAAATTCTTTGATGGCGCAAAAACATACGATTAAATACGTCGCCTTGGGCGATTCATATACGATTTGCGAAGGTGCGAAACGGGAAGAATCCTGGCCCGTTTTATTGACGAATGAATTAAATAAACGCGGTGTAAAAACGGAACTGGTTGCCAATCCGAGCAAAACAGGTTGGACAACGCAAGATTTAATTGACAACGAATTATCTGTTTGCGAAAAATTAAAACCTGATTTTGTTACCTTGTTGATTGGTGTAAACGATTGGGTTCAAGGTGTAGATTCAGAAACGTTTCACAAAAACTTGATGTACATTTTAAATAAAGTAGAACTTATTTTACCGAACAAAAAAAACTTGGTTTTAATTACCATTCCTGATTTTGGCGTAACACCTACTGGCGCGATGTACAGCAATGGCAGAGACATTGCAGCAGGAATTGCAGCTTTTAATTCGATTATTATCGCGGAAGCAAAAAAAAGAAATTTACTTTGCGTTGATATTTATCCAACAACTCAAAAAATGAAAGGAAATACTGTTTTAACTTCCAAAGATGGATTGCATCCTTCGGCAGAAGAATATGCACTTTGGGAAAAAATTATTTTTCCAATCGTATTTTCGCTGCTTGCAAAATAA
- a CDS encoding (Fe-S)-binding protein — protein MIVDIFIPCYIDQIYPDTGFNMVKILEKVGCGVNYNPEQTCCGQPAFNAGYWDNCKEVGEKFIREFQNDRYIVCPSASCVGMIKNYYPEMFHNSALHNEYKQIQKNIFEFSDFMVNILKIVNLGAELNGVATYHDSCAALREYGIKREPRVLLEKVKGLELREMKDTDVCCGFGGSFATKMEPISIGMGNDKIANVLETGAEYLISTDTSCLMHLDGIAKKQHKNIKMMHLVDVLASGW, from the coding sequence ATGATTGTAGATATTTTTATTCCGTGTTATATCGACCAAATTTATCCTGATACAGGATTTAATATGGTGAAAATTTTAGAAAAAGTGGGTTGTGGAGTCAATTACAATCCGGAGCAAACGTGTTGCGGGCAACCTGCATTTAACGCAGGCTATTGGGACAATTGCAAAGAAGTGGGCGAAAAGTTTATTCGCGAATTTCAAAATGATCGTTACATTGTTTGTCCTTCGGCTTCGTGCGTTGGAATGATCAAAAATTATTATCCCGAAATGTTTCACAATTCGGCTTTACACAACGAGTACAAACAAATTCAAAAAAATATTTTTGAGTTCAGCGATTTTATGGTGAACATTCTTAAGATTGTAAATCTCGGAGCTGAATTAAATGGCGTTGCCACATATCACGATTCCTGCGCGGCTTTGCGCGAATACGGTATCAAGCGCGAACCACGAGTATTACTCGAAAAAGTAAAAGGTTTGGAATTACGTGAAATGAAAGACACCGATGTTTGCTGCGGTTTCGGCGGTTCTTTCGCTACAAAAATGGAACCGATTTCTATCGGGATGGGAAATGATAAAATTGCGAATGTATTGGAAACAGGCGCCGAATACCTTATTTCTACTGATACTTCCTGCCTGATGCACTTAGATGGAATCGCGAAAAAGCAACACAAAAATATCAAAATGATGCACTTGGTAGATGTACTCGCATCTGGCTGGTAA
- a CDS encoding rhomboid family intramembrane serine protease, whose amino-acid sequence MNTDKKKFLGSLFFPCSFVLLLWIIKTVEVAFNISFAQFGIYPRTEKGLIGIVTAPLIHAGWEHLISNTIPLLILGITIFYFYRSIAVKIFFWIYLITDVWVWVAAREAYHIGASGLVYGFVCFVFFSGVFRKNKSLLALSLFVTFFYGSMVWGVFPMMPQISWESHLMGSFAGIITAYYFRQEGPSNEHYNFEDDDENEPYEEPEFE is encoded by the coding sequence TTGAACACCGATAAAAAAAAATTTCTCGGAAGCCTCTTTTTCCCTTGTTCGTTTGTCCTTTTATTATGGATAATTAAAACGGTGGAAGTGGCTTTTAACATCAGTTTTGCGCAATTCGGAATTTATCCGCGTACCGAAAAAGGACTGATTGGAATTGTTACAGCGCCCTTGATACACGCAGGTTGGGAACATTTAATTTCCAATACTATTCCTTTATTAATTTTAGGAATCACCATTTTTTATTTCTACCGAAGCATTGCCGTAAAAATATTTTTTTGGATTTATTTAATTACAGATGTTTGGGTTTGGGTAGCTGCGCGCGAAGCATATCACATTGGAGCCAGCGGATTAGTTTACGGATTTGTGTGTTTTGTTTTTTTTAGCGGCGTTTTCCGAAAAAATAAATCACTGTTGGCGCTCTCACTTTTCGTAACTTTTTTTTATGGAAGTATGGTTTGGGGAGTTTTTCCGATGATGCCGCAAATATCTTGGGAATCACATTTAATGGGCTCTTTCGCTGGAATAATTACAGCGTATTATTTTCGTCAAGAAGGTCCGTCAAACGAACATTATAATTTTGAAGACGACGACGAGAACGAACCTTACGAAGAACCGGAATTTGAGTGA
- a CDS encoding 2-hydroxyacid dehydrogenase: protein MENQDQKKILFIDSNHPLLHETLEKKGFQCDLKYNWTLEEIEKNIFVYHGIVIRSRIKITQSLIEKATKLEFIARAGAGMENIDVAFAEKKGIKCIHAPEGNRDAVGEQAVGMLLALFNNLCRANKQVREGKWIREGNRGIELGGKTIGIIGYGNMGKSFAKRLSGFGVKTLAYDKYKTNFSDEFAKESSLETLFESADVISLHTPLTEETDYLMNDNFFNRFKKNIFVINTARGKCLNTADLVKNIISGKVKGACLDVLEYESTSLENLEKSAFSEAFTYLTQSEKVILTPHIAGWTHESNEKIARVLAEKIIAFYE from the coding sequence GTGGAAAATCAAGATCAAAAAAAAATTCTTTTTATAGATTCCAATCATCCTTTACTTCATGAAACACTTGAAAAAAAAGGCTTTCAATGTGATTTAAAATACAATTGGACATTGGAGGAAATCGAAAAAAATATTTTCGTCTACCATGGAATCGTTATTAGAAGTCGCATAAAAATTACGCAATCGCTCATCGAAAAAGCAACAAAGCTTGAATTTATTGCGCGTGCTGGTGCCGGAATGGAAAATATTGATGTTGCATTCGCAGAAAAAAAAGGAATTAAATGTATTCACGCACCCGAAGGAAACCGAGATGCAGTAGGCGAACAAGCAGTTGGAATGTTGTTGGCACTTTTCAATAATTTATGCAGAGCCAATAAACAAGTACGTGAAGGAAAATGGATTCGTGAAGGAAATCGTGGAATTGAATTGGGCGGAAAAACAATCGGAATTATCGGGTACGGAAACATGGGAAAATCTTTTGCCAAAAGGCTTTCTGGCTTTGGTGTGAAAACCTTAGCGTACGATAAATACAAAACAAATTTCTCGGATGAGTTTGCAAAAGAAAGTTCGCTGGAAACTCTTTTTGAAAGTGCCGACGTCATTAGTTTGCATACGCCATTGACGGAAGAAACAGATTATTTAATGAACGATAATTTCTTTAATCGTTTCAAGAAAAATATTTTTGTCATTAATACTGCGCGAGGGAAATGCCTAAACACAGCCGATTTAGTAAAAAATATAATTTCAGGGAAAGTGAAAGGCGCTTGTTTGGATGTATTGGAATACGAATCCACTTCTTTAGAAAATCTTGAAAAATCAGCCTTTTCTGAAGCATTTACGTATTTAACACAATCCGAAAAAGTAATTTTAACGCCTCACATTGCCGGCTGGACACACGAAAGCAATGAGAAAATTGCGCGTGTGCTTGCGGAGAAAATTATTGCTTTTTATGAATAA
- a CDS encoding PAS domain-containing sensor histidine kinase, with the protein TKINQMENKQDNPKTLKKYIPTAEFYSQIIDSLQDYSIFTLDKEFIINSWSSGSTKIFGYETKEVVGEPFDLIFTEEDIKNGIPKREIETALKEGRATDNRWHIAKDKSLFYAYGLVFPLISLDGEMLGYVKILRDLTYRKQSEDAIKKYIRELEELNTHKESVLAILSHDLRSPLSAIIGTTKYLKENFRKMKPDAVQEMLDLLYKSSTDELAMLDYLVEWARIKYASDAFSPTTIKLTEYINKVFETLNETASINTISLHHEIEENTSVFADGKMLISIIQNIVSNAIKHTGKGGTIMISAKTKDDKIIIQIKDTGIGMSNEIIEKLFTPQTKILSEKRIKNKGAGIGLLLVKGFLEKNGGEIWVESIEGEGSSFYFTLPIEKPLYKIGSSDQIMFDESA; encoded by the coding sequence CGACTAAAATAAATCAAATGGAAAACAAACAAGACAATCCAAAAACTCTAAAAAAATATATACCGACTGCTGAATTTTATAGCCAAATAATTGACAGCTTACAAGATTATTCAATTTTTACGTTGGACAAAGAATTCATCATTAATAGTTGGAGTTCTGGCTCGACAAAAATATTTGGTTACGAAACGAAGGAAGTGGTTGGAGAACCTTTCGATTTAATATTTACAGAAGAGGATATAAAAAATGGTATTCCAAAAAGAGAAATTGAAACAGCTTTAAAAGAAGGCAGAGCAACAGATAATAGATGGCACATTGCTAAAGACAAGAGTCTGTTTTATGCTTATGGGTTAGTTTTTCCACTCATCAGTTTAGACGGTGAGATGTTGGGTTATGTTAAAATTTTGCGCGACTTGACATACAGGAAACAATCGGAGGATGCCATTAAAAAATATATAAGAGAATTGGAAGAACTTAATACTCATAAGGAGAGCGTTCTTGCTATACTTTCACACGATTTAAGAAGTCCACTGTCTGCTATTATTGGAACAACAAAATATTTGAAAGAAAATTTTCGTAAAATGAAGCCTGATGCTGTTCAGGAAATGCTTGACTTACTTTATAAATCATCAACGGATGAATTAGCTATGTTAGACTATTTAGTAGAATGGGCAAGAATAAAATATGCATCGGACGCTTTTTCTCCTACAACAATAAAACTAACCGAATACATTAATAAAGTATTTGAAACTTTAAACGAAACTGCTTCAATAAACACAATAAGTCTTCATCACGAAATCGAGGAGAATACTTCTGTATTTGCAGATGGTAAAATGTTAATTTCCATCATTCAAAACATCGTTTCAAATGCAATAAAACATACCGGAAAAGGTGGAACAATAATGATTTCAGCGAAGACCAAAGACGATAAAATTATTATTCAGATTAAGGATACTGGAATTGGAATGTCCAATGAAATAATTGAAAAACTTTTTACACCACAAACGAAAATTCTTTCAGAAAAAAGAATAAAGAATAAAGGCGCTGGTATTGGATTATTATTAGTAAAAGGGTTTTTGGAAAAAAATGGGGGAGAAATATGGGTAGAAAGTATTGAAGGTGAAGGTTCCTCGTTTTACTTTACATTACCCATTGAGAAACCTTTATATAAAATAGGCAGTTCAGACCAAATTATGTTTGATGAAAGTGCATAA
- a CDS encoding DUF5723 family protein, protein MKFRKITLFAFVFLAFQTVNAQIDLATPMAVSKGGAATAIVKNWEAIGINPANLGWKNNYRFSLSILNAGINLQSKALDFQSLENAVSNPNQTFTPEQKKQYASLFTTSDGLNLEADITWLAASVSIPKVGGFAINVRDRMIGHIGLSQNAADILFNGVNSQAYQDSNITSKLISQELAGTNISYYHYRELNIDYGRKLFSLGDSASGKGIDIFGGLGFKYLWGLGDLETNITDAGVDAHSSFSTIYNIDYGSIQNFSPQNAGNLFNSVGHGTAFDLGLSAVIHNKLTVGISATDLGQIHWTHNLLTAVDTTMPKLNSGNNGLESWNFGNSGFTLGNNSIVDFKSGPDYNIALPSKLRMGASFQLTSKIIIASDAVFPLNTVGGNLENPYYALGGEITLNSFFKFSTGVAGNSNYGISVPIGITLSAHNFIEFFLATDDVLTYLEKSKNPHISMAIGVLRFNIK, encoded by the coding sequence ATGAAATTCAGAAAAATTACTTTGTTTGCCTTTGTTTTTTTAGCCTTTCAAACAGTAAATGCGCAAATAGATTTGGCTACGCCAATGGCAGTAAGCAAAGGTGGTGCAGCAACGGCTATCGTAAAAAATTGGGAGGCCATTGGCATCAATCCTGCCAATTTGGGATGGAAAAATAACTATAGGTTTTCCTTGAGTATTCTCAATGCCGGCATTAATTTGCAATCCAAAGCACTCGATTTTCAATCGCTGGAAAATGCTGTTAGCAATCCTAATCAAACATTTACACCTGAACAGAAAAAACAATACGCTTCCCTTTTTACCACTTCGGACGGATTAAATTTAGAAGCCGATATTACTTGGTTGGCAGCATCCGTAAGCATTCCTAAGGTAGGAGGTTTTGCAATTAATGTACGCGATCGTATGATTGGACATATTGGGTTGAGCCAAAATGCAGCAGATATTTTATTCAACGGAGTCAATTCCCAAGCGTATCAAGACAGTAACATTACCTCTAAATTGATTTCTCAAGAGTTGGCAGGAACCAATATCAGCTATTATCATTACCGCGAATTAAATATAGATTACGGAAGAAAATTATTTTCTCTTGGCGATTCAGCAAGCGGAAAAGGCATTGATATTTTCGGAGGACTTGGTTTTAAATATTTATGGGGATTGGGCGATTTGGAAACGAATATAACGGATGCAGGCGTGGATGCACATTCGTCTTTTTCCACTATTTACAATATTGATTATGGATCTATTCAAAATTTTTCTCCGCAAAATGCAGGCAATTTATTTAACAGCGTTGGACATGGAACTGCTTTTGACTTGGGCTTAAGTGCCGTCATTCACAATAAATTAACCGTGGGAATTTCTGCTACTGATTTAGGACAAATTCATTGGACACATAATTTATTAACGGCTGTTGATACCACAATGCCGAAATTAAATTCTGGTAACAATGGCTTGGAATCTTGGAATTTTGGTAATTCCGGATTTACGCTAGGGAATAATAGCATTGTTGATTTTAAATCAGGACCCGATTACAATATCGCACTTCCTTCTAAACTACGTATGGGAGCCAGTTTTCAGCTAACATCTAAAATAATTATTGCCTCAGATGCAGTTTTTCCGCTCAATACTGTTGGTGGAAATTTAGAAAACCCATATTACGCTTTGGGCGGAGAAATTACCTTGAATAGTTTTTTTAAATTCAGTACAGGCGTTGCCGGAAATAGTAATTACGGAATTTCAGTGCCGATAGGAATTACGTTGAGTGCACATAATTTTATCGAATTTTTTCTCGCCACGGACGATGTTCTAACGTATCTTGAAAAAAGCAAAAATCCTCATATTTCAATGGCAATTGGAGTTTTAAGATTCAACATCAAATGA
- a CDS encoding MFS transporter yields MEKDNKKIITAWAFYDWANSVYPLVITSTTFPIYYLAVTSSKGSSLIRFMGINFNNSALLTYALSFAYLVIAVLSPLLSGIADYSGSKKKFMQFFCYLGAASCSLMYFFTSQTLSLGIVLIILACIGYSGSIVFYNAYLPEIATEENQDRVSAKGFAMGYIGSSILLILNLIVVLYPQYFFDVDTKMKQIMAQHAGILQTEALQQAKDSFAGIASRLGFLAVGIWWIVFAQITFYYVPSNPTNRKPEGNYLFRGYQELVKVWHQLKHTTRLTRFLAAFFVYSMGVQTIMMVATLFGSDTLKLESGQLIITILVIQFVAIAGSYLFSYLSKLIGNIATLKIAVVIWILLCIGAYFTTTATQFYILAGVVGLVMGGIQSLSRSTYSKMLPETLDHASFFSFFDVCEKVGIVLGTALFASITQMTSDMRNAVVSLVLIFVVGLLLLMRVPKIQKTESASS; encoded by the coding sequence ATGGAAAAAGACAATAAAAAAATCATTACCGCTTGGGCATTTTACGATTGGGCTAATTCCGTTTATCCGCTCGTTATTACGTCCACCACATTTCCCATTTATTACCTTGCCGTTACCAGTTCGAAAGGCTCCAGCCTTATTCGATTTATGGGAATCAATTTTAATAATTCAGCTCTTTTAACGTATGCACTTTCCTTCGCTTATTTAGTAATTGCGGTGCTTTCACCTTTACTTTCGGGTATTGCCGATTATAGCGGAAGCAAGAAAAAATTCATGCAATTTTTTTGTTATCTCGGAGCGGCTTCTTGTTCCTTGATGTATTTCTTTACGAGCCAAACGCTTTCGCTTGGAATCGTTTTAATTATTTTGGCGTGCATCGGTTATTCGGGAAGCATTGTTTTTTACAACGCTTATCTTCCTGAAATTGCCACAGAAGAAAATCAAGATCGCGTAAGTGCAAAAGGCTTTGCGATGGGCTATATCGGAAGTTCTATTTTACTTATTTTAAATTTGATTGTTGTTTTATATCCGCAATATTTTTTCGATGTAGATACAAAAATGAAACAAATTATGGCGCAACACGCTGGCATTTTACAAACAGAAGCTTTGCAACAAGCCAAAGATTCTTTCGCTGGAATCGCCTCTCGTTTGGGCTTTCTGGCAGTTGGTATTTGGTGGATTGTCTTTGCACAAATTACTTTTTATTACGTTCCGAGTAATCCAACCAACCGAAAACCCGAAGGAAATTATTTATTTCGTGGCTATCAAGAATTAGTAAAAGTGTGGCATCAATTAAAACACACCACTCGCTTAACGCGATTTTTAGCAGCATTTTTTGTTTATAGTATGGGCGTTCAAACAATTATGATGGTGGCTACTTTGTTCGGAAGCGACACGCTTAAATTGGAAAGCGGGCAACTCATTATTACCATTCTCGTTATTCAATTTGTTGCCATTGCAGGATCGTATTTGTTTTCTTATTTATCGAAATTAATCGGAAACATTGCCACCTTAAAAATTGCAGTAGTGATATGGATTTTATTGTGTATTGGCGCGTATTTCACAACAACCGCCACACAGTTTTACATTCTTGCCGGCGTAGTTGGCTTAGTAATGGGCGGCATTCAATCCTTGTCGCGCTCCACGTATTCTAAAATGTTGCCCGAAACATTGGATCACGCTTCGTTTTTCAGCTTTTTTGATGTATGCGAAAAAGTAGGCATTGTACTCGGAACAGCTTTATTTGCAAGCATTACACAAATGACGAGCGATATGCGAAACGCTGTAGTTTCATTGGTTCTTATTTTTGTTGTTGGATTACTTTTGTTGATGCGCGTACCGAAAATACAAAAAACTGAAAGTGCATCTTCCTAA